Proteins encoded within one genomic window of Lysinibacillus louembei:
- a CDS encoding isochorismate synthase, with amino-acid sequence MQQKWYNATEVEASSLIFYMETIEVSRLSALAFFAAGEESYKGQRYFWQNREKTLTLVGLGHAYKIENQLANTRFDEVEKQWKQLTKNIVTEEELQPILFGGFTFDPENTTVGEWDDFPESYFTVATYQLMIRNDKAYVSIHLITDGENAAPQFEELRKERDHLIHAAQVKEVKTYVKPQITSYSEPHKEAYLQSIDAVTAKIKAQEADKVVIARSLALQFEEAVSSPQILSHVVNEQPESYLFGIERNDMLFFGASPERLVKVENGRAYSSCIAGSIKRGATSEEDQALGTSLLQDNKNRGEHHYVVEMITETFEKNCTTVKVPQQPKLLKIRDIQHLYTPVEGQLAEGATILQLVKDLHPTPALGGVPRQNSMSIIRESEPMNRGLYAAPIGWLDADGNGEFAVAIRSAALVGNQAYLYAGGGIVADSEAQSEYEETLVKFRPMLRALGGAVHE; translated from the coding sequence ATGCAACAAAAGTGGTACAATGCCACTGAGGTGGAAGCGAGCTCTTTAATCTTCTATATGGAAACAATTGAGGTAAGCCGTCTGTCGGCACTTGCCTTTTTTGCGGCTGGGGAAGAGTCTTACAAAGGGCAGCGTTATTTTTGGCAAAATCGAGAGAAAACATTAACATTAGTCGGCTTAGGGCATGCGTATAAAATTGAAAACCAGTTAGCCAATACGCGCTTTGATGAAGTCGAGAAACAATGGAAGCAATTAACGAAAAATATTGTGACGGAAGAGGAATTGCAGCCGATTTTATTCGGTGGCTTTACATTTGACCCAGAAAATACAACCGTGGGTGAATGGGACGACTTTCCAGAAAGTTATTTTACCGTTGCAACATATCAGCTCATGATTCGCAATGATAAAGCGTATGTCAGCATTCATTTAATAACGGATGGCGAAAATGCAGCACCGCAGTTTGAGGAGTTACGTAAAGAACGCGACCATTTAATTCATGCGGCACAGGTGAAGGAAGTAAAAACATATGTGAAGCCACAAATTACTTCATATAGCGAGCCGCATAAAGAAGCTTATTTGCAGTCGATAGATGCTGTGACAGCGAAAATTAAAGCACAAGAGGCAGATAAAGTCGTGATTGCACGCTCACTCGCATTGCAATTCGAAGAGGCTGTATCATCACCGCAAATTTTGTCTCATGTTGTCAACGAGCAACCAGAAAGCTATTTATTTGGTATAGAACGCAATGATATGCTATTTTTCGGTGCCTCACCAGAGCGTTTAGTAAAGGTGGAAAATGGGCGTGCCTATTCATCCTGTATAGCAGGCTCCATTAAACGTGGCGCAACATCAGAGGAAGACCAGGCACTAGGTACAAGTCTTTTACAGGATAATAAAAACCGTGGTGAGCATCATTATGTTGTGGAAATGATTACAGAAACCTTTGAAAAGAATTGTACAACTGTCAAAGTACCACAGCAGCCAAAGCTGTTAAAAATTCGCGATATTCAGCATTTATATACACCAGTTGAAGGACAATTGGCTGAAGGTGCAACGATTTTACAATTAGTGAAAGACTTACATCCAACGCCAGCGCTTGGTGGTGTACCACGACAAAATTCGATGAGTATTATTCGTGAATCAGAGCCAATGAATCGCGGATTATATGCCGCACCAATTGGCTGGTTAGATGCGGATGGCAACGGGGAATTTGCCGTAGCGATTCGCTCTGCTGCATTAGTAGGGAATCAAGCCTATTTATATGCAGGGGGTGGCATTGTGGCAGATTCTGAGGCGCAGTCTGAGTATGAGGAAACATTGGTGAAATTCAGACCGATGCTGCGCGCATTAGGAGGGGCAGTTCATGAATGA
- a CDS encoding methyl-accepting chemotaxis protein, with protein sequence MKFKTLRAKILFGFSIVLLIVAIQSIYVVYEGIKMNDEIGEMIQTELELSIYDQHLANSVSARIAAARGYVLSGDQTFKDRFHEYTELSLANEQAAHQIMASEKLEEFSARAKAWREHVEKNVFAIYDSGDKERAIANLMSSATEAREIQLGFEELAAGREETVRQTGAGLEQDNARINTITTIAAIVVIALALVIAFYTATVISSPVKRVSERVQRIADGDLTDNALKVLSQDEVGQLTVATNALSEKLHSMLRQIQSVSNEVASHSEELLQSAVEVKEGTTQVALTMNEIAEGTEAQASNASDLASHMDDFVASARAADNNGDDAKGHSDSVLALATTGRTLMEASTQQMSKIDHIVHDAVVKVEGLNNKTQAISQLVLVINDIANQTNLLALNAAIEAARAGELGKGFAVVADEVRKLAEQVSVSVVDISQIVEEIVEETGDVTDSLKSSYGEVQSGTTKIAETNETFNHIEQAIFAMSANIATVSQNLEQIVENSTSINKAVDEIAAVAEQSAAGVEQTSATMQQTTSTMEEVANSSNELAKMAEELNKHIQQFKL encoded by the coding sequence ATGAAATTTAAAACATTGCGTGCAAAAATTTTATTTGGTTTTAGCATCGTTTTATTAATTGTGGCAATCCAAAGCATATATGTCGTATATGAAGGGATTAAAATGAACGATGAAATTGGTGAGATGATACAAACAGAGCTAGAGCTATCAATTTATGATCAACATTTAGCAAATTCTGTATCTGCACGTATTGCGGCGGCTAGAGGCTATGTGTTGTCTGGTGATCAAACATTTAAAGATCGTTTTCATGAGTATACAGAGCTATCATTAGCAAATGAGCAAGCTGCTCATCAAATTATGGCTTCTGAAAAATTAGAAGAATTTTCAGCAAGAGCGAAGGCGTGGCGTGAGCATGTGGAGAAAAATGTGTTTGCCATTTACGATAGCGGTGATAAGGAAAGGGCTATTGCCAATTTAATGAGCTCTGCTACAGAGGCACGAGAAATTCAATTAGGCTTTGAGGAATTGGCAGCTGGACGTGAAGAAACTGTACGCCAAACAGGAGCAGGACTTGAACAAGATAATGCTAGAATTAATACAATAACTACTATCGCAGCAATCGTTGTCATTGCTTTAGCTTTAGTCATTGCATTTTATACAGCAACGGTTATTTCTTCACCAGTAAAGCGCGTTTCGGAGCGTGTACAGCGCATTGCAGATGGCGATTTAACAGACAATGCTTTAAAGGTGTTATCACAGGATGAAGTTGGGCAGTTAACCGTAGCGACAAATGCCTTGAGTGAAAAATTACATAGTATGCTGCGTCAAATTCAAAGCGTTTCGAATGAAGTTGCTTCACATAGTGAGGAATTGCTACAATCGGCTGTGGAAGTGAAAGAGGGAACAACACAAGTTGCTCTGACAATGAATGAAATTGCAGAGGGTACAGAGGCACAGGCGAGCAATGCGAGCGATTTAGCAAGCCATATGGACGATTTTGTAGCGAGTGCGCGTGCAGCTGATAACAATGGTGATGATGCCAAGGGACATTCAGATAGTGTGCTAGCATTAGCTACGACAGGCCGTACATTAATGGAAGCTTCCACACAGCAAATGTCAAAAATTGATCATATTGTCCATGATGCAGTTGTAAAAGTGGAAGGGTTAAATAATAAAACACAGGCGATTTCACAGCTTGTACTAGTGATTAACGATATTGCTAATCAAACAAATCTATTAGCATTGAATGCGGCAATTGAAGCGGCACGTGCTGGTGAATTAGGAAAAGGTTTTGCGGTCGTGGCAGATGAAGTGCGCAAATTAGCTGAGCAAGTTTCTGTTTCAGTTGTTGATATTTCGCAAATTGTGGAAGAAATCGTAGAAGAAACAGGCGATGTAACAGATTCATTGAAATCTAGCTATGGTGAGGTACAAAGTGGTACAACAAAAATTGCAGAAACAAACGAAACGTTCAATCATATTGAACAAGCGATTTTTGCGATGTCTGCTAATATAGCAACAGTTTCACAAAATCTAGAGCAAATCGTTGAAAACTCAACAAGTATTAATAAAGCCGTTGATGAAATCGCAGCGGTAGCAGAGCAATCGGCCGCAGGGGTGGAGCAAACATCTGCAACGATGCAGCAAACGACTTCAACAATGGAAGAAGTAGCAAACAGTTCTAACGAATTAGCAAAAATGGCTGAGGAGCTCAATAAACACATTCAACAATTTAAGCTTTAA
- a CDS encoding o-succinylbenzoate--CoA ligase, with amino-acid sequence MQPNWIKQRAYLTPNRIGLRFGGESWTFQQLHEEALYKARQLAKFVGRGERVAIFAPSTPELIKVIYGCMHLQLEMVLLNGRLSTEELAYQIEDAQVAMVLAAASDVHKLPQNIEVMTFEQLIETEAIEINIATEWQDNQTISIMYTSGTTGFPKGVRQTVQNHSMSAISSALNLGITEQDVWLCTVPIFHISGFSILMRSLLYGATVCLYEKFDEQACVQEIVAGRVTTISLVSVMLERVLSEMERLQVQAHPNFKTVLAGGGSIPVDYLQRAAKVQLPVVQTYGMTETSSQTATLASIDALRKIGSAGKPLFFNEVRIQGTDEPFVEGEICIRGPHVTPGYIGRFAERASTENGWLLTGDIGYLDDEGYLYVVDRRADLIISGGENVYPAEIENALLAHPSVLEAGVCGLMDDKWGQVPIAFVVLKQAVTEAELQAFCHQRLARYKLPKQFYFVDSLPRNGANKLLRRKLIELL; translated from the coding sequence TTGCAGCCAAATTGGATTAAACAGCGTGCCTATTTAACACCAAATCGCATTGGACTCCGCTTTGGAGGAGAGAGCTGGACTTTTCAGCAATTGCATGAGGAAGCATTATATAAAGCAAGACAATTAGCCAAATTTGTTGGGCGAGGTGAGCGAGTAGCGATTTTTGCACCTTCTACCCCAGAGCTGATTAAAGTGATTTATGGGTGTATGCACCTACAGCTAGAAATGGTGCTTTTAAATGGGCGCTTGTCTACGGAGGAGCTTGCCTATCAAATTGAGGATGCACAGGTAGCGATGGTATTAGCTGCAGCTAGTGACGTACATAAGTTACCACAAAATATCGAAGTTATGACATTTGAGCAGCTAATAGAGACGGAAGCAATTGAAATCAATATTGCGACAGAGTGGCAGGACAATCAAACGATTTCTATTATGTATACTTCTGGTACAACAGGATTTCCGAAAGGTGTACGCCAAACTGTGCAAAATCATAGTATGAGCGCGATTAGCTCTGCATTGAATTTAGGCATTACAGAGCAGGATGTATGGCTTTGTACTGTACCAATTTTCCATATTAGTGGATTTTCCATTTTAATGCGGTCATTGTTGTACGGAGCAACAGTTTGCTTATATGAGAAGTTCGATGAGCAGGCTTGTGTGCAGGAAATTGTAGCAGGACGTGTAACAACTATATCGCTTGTATCAGTTATGCTCGAGCGTGTTTTAAGTGAAATGGAGCGCTTACAGGTGCAGGCGCATCCTAATTTTAAAACAGTGCTTGCGGGCGGTGGCTCGATTCCAGTTGACTATTTACAGCGTGCAGCGAAAGTACAGCTACCTGTTGTGCAAACATATGGAATGACAGAAACGTCGTCGCAAACAGCAACGCTTGCTAGCATTGATGCATTGCGTAAAATTGGCTCAGCTGGAAAGCCGCTATTTTTTAATGAGGTACGCATTCAAGGTACTGATGAGCCATTTGTTGAAGGAGAAATTTGCATTCGTGGCCCGCATGTCACACCAGGCTATATTGGTCGCTTTGCTGAGCGTGCAAGCACAGAAAATGGCTGGCTACTAACAGGGGATATTGGCTATTTAGATGATGAGGGCTATTTGTATGTCGTGGATCGTCGTGCAGATTTAATTATTTCTGGTGGTGAAAACGTTTATCCAGCAGAAATTGAAAATGCCTTACTTGCACATCCAAGCGTATTAGAAGCCGGTGTCTGTGGTTTAATGGATGACAAATGGGGACAAGTACCGATTGCCTTTGTCGTTTTAAAGCAAGCGGTCACAGAGGCTGAGCTACAGGCATTTTGTCATCAAAGGCTTGCGCGCTACAAGCTACCGAAGCAATTTTATTTCGTTGATAGCCTGCCACGCAATGGGGCAAATAAGCTGTTAAGAAGAAAATTAATCGAATTATTATAA
- a CDS encoding HAMP domain-containing sensor histidine kinase — protein MKIYSTLYFKYIVVTLAIMFFSGVLALLATNAYYHRVIKEQNDAKNVAIVQKMTQYIMENEQLNLDAYLQTLANVGYQLYVVDGQGQDTFYGSAFRLTELDDSVKHAVLEGQIYHGMRDYPRQLFITGFFANDLTNSVGVPFHYNGEKYALFVRPDIRMLFSEMHVVLGNMMLISLVATLMAILLAAWYLVKPIRALTKATKQIAKEDYDVTIEIARTDELGLLAKSFNKMAQDLKQQDETRKSFIRNISHDLQTPLQNINGYANLLKSKELTDENRLHYADIIEAETGRLSSLTTQLLLLNSLDELAYKRQQTAINISEQIERIVMKNQWLIEQKELAIWLQLDEAIFDGDETLLENLWENLIANAIKYNRQGGEINITVQSDSAVITIKIADTGIGIEQEHLPHIFKRFYRVDEARQTKGTGLGLAIVQEIVHFYNGQITMNSKENAGTTIIIKLPK, from the coding sequence ATGAAAATTTACTCTACTTTATATTTCAAATATATTGTCGTGACATTGGCTATTATGTTTTTTAGTGGTGTACTCGCATTGCTTGCAACAAATGCCTATTATCATCGTGTTATTAAAGAGCAAAACGATGCGAAAAATGTGGCGATTGTGCAAAAGATGACACAATATATTATGGAAAATGAGCAGCTAAATTTAGATGCCTATTTGCAAACATTGGCAAATGTTGGTTATCAGTTATATGTAGTTGATGGACAAGGACAGGATACCTTTTATGGTAGTGCTTTTCGCTTAACAGAGCTTGATGATAGCGTGAAGCATGCTGTTTTGGAGGGGCAGATTTATCATGGAATGCGCGATTATCCACGCCAGCTGTTTATTACAGGTTTTTTTGCCAATGATTTAACAAATTCTGTAGGTGTACCTTTTCATTATAATGGAGAAAAATATGCATTGTTTGTTCGTCCAGATATTCGTATGCTGTTCAGTGAAATGCATGTTGTACTTGGGAATATGATGCTGATTTCTTTAGTCGCAACGTTAATGGCTATTTTGCTTGCTGCTTGGTATTTAGTAAAGCCAATACGTGCTTTAACAAAAGCAACAAAGCAAATAGCGAAGGAAGATTATGATGTGACAATTGAGATTGCACGTACAGATGAGCTTGGGCTATTGGCGAAAAGCTTTAATAAAATGGCGCAGGATTTAAAGCAGCAGGATGAGACGCGCAAAAGCTTTATTCGCAATATTTCTCATGATTTGCAAACACCGTTACAAAATATAAATGGCTATGCGAACTTATTAAAAAGTAAAGAGCTAACAGACGAAAATCGCTTGCATTATGCGGACATTATCGAAGCAGAAACAGGTCGTCTCTCAAGCTTAACAACGCAGCTCTTACTGCTGAATTCACTAGACGAGCTTGCCTATAAAAGGCAACAAACAGCTATTAATATATCTGAGCAAATTGAACGAATTGTCATGAAAAATCAATGGCTAATTGAGCAAAAAGAGCTTGCCATATGGCTGCAATTGGACGAGGCGATATTTGATGGTGATGAAACATTGCTTGAAAACCTTTGGGAAAATCTTATTGCCAATGCGATTAAATATAATCGTCAAGGTGGCGAAATTAATATTACAGTACAAAGCGATTCGGCTGTAATTACGATCAAGATTGCCGATACAGGTATCGGCATTGAACAGGAGCATCTCCCGCATATTTTCAAGCGCTTTTATCGCGTGGATGAAGCGAGACAAACGAAGGGAACAGGCTTAGGACTGGCGATTGTTCAAGAGATTGTTCATTTTTACAATGGCCAAATTACGATGAATAGCAAAGAAAATGCAGGAACAACAATAATCATTAAATTGCCTAAGTAG
- a CDS encoding response regulator transcription factor, with protein sequence MRKILVVDDDPNILQLVKLHLQSWHYDIICALNGIEALQQMTEAVDLAVVDVMMPQMDGLQLTKKLKEEWEIPILLLTAKGQIEDKREGFSVGADDYVVKPFEPDELLFRIQAILRRYDKPTETAIEIGDLLIDRRTLQVIKGQMKLVLPLKEFELLAILASRAQIFQRDYLMEQIWGLDYESDDTLNTHIKRLREKLVRLESTVQITTIRGVGYKLEVMQ encoded by the coding sequence ATGAGAAAAATTTTAGTTGTGGATGATGATCCAAATATTTTACAGCTAGTGAAGCTACATTTACAGTCTTGGCATTATGATATCATTTGTGCTTTAAATGGAATTGAAGCATTACAGCAAATGACAGAGGCTGTTGATTTAGCAGTTGTTGATGTAATGATGCCGCAGATGGATGGCTTACAATTAACGAAAAAGTTAAAGGAAGAATGGGAAATTCCAATTTTGCTGTTGACGGCTAAAGGGCAAATAGAGGATAAAAGAGAAGGTTTTAGTGTTGGGGCAGATGATTATGTCGTCAAGCCTTTTGAGCCAGATGAATTGTTATTCCGCATTCAAGCGATTTTACGGCGCTACGATAAGCCAACAGAAACAGCCATTGAAATAGGAGATTTACTCATTGACAGGCGCACATTACAAGTAATCAAAGGGCAAATGAAACTTGTTTTACCCCTTAAAGAGTTTGAGCTACTTGCTATTCTTGCAAGCAGGGCACAAATTTTTCAAAGAGATTATTTAATGGAGCAAATATGGGGATTAGATTATGAGAGTGATGATACGTTAAATACACATATTAAACGCCTAAGAGAAAAGCTTGTACGGCTTGAAAGCACTGTACAAATTACGACGATACGCGGCGTAGGCTACAAGCTTGAGGTTATGCAATGA
- the menB gene encoding 1,4-dihydroxy-2-naphthoyl-CoA synthase, translated as MTREWTSLHTYEDIKYEFYNGIAKITINRPEVRNAFRPKTVVELIDAFTRARDDKNIGVIILTGEGEHAFCSGGDQKVRGHGGYVGDDEIPRLNVLDLQRLIRVIPKPVVAMVAGYAIGGGHVLHVVCDLTIAADNARFGQTGPKVGSFDAGYGSGYLARIIGHKKAREIWYLCRQYDAQQALDMGLVNTVVPYAELEDETVKWCEEMLEMSPTALRFLKAAMNADTDGLAGLQQMAGDATLLYYTTDEAKEGRDAFKEKRKPDFGQFPRFP; from the coding sequence ATGACACGTGAGTGGACTTCATTACATACGTATGAAGATATTAAGTATGAATTTTATAACGGGATTGCAAAAATTACAATCAACCGTCCAGAAGTGCGCAATGCATTCCGACCAAAAACGGTAGTGGAATTAATTGATGCATTTACACGTGCGCGCGATGATAAAAATATCGGCGTTATTATTTTAACAGGTGAAGGTGAGCATGCATTCTGCTCAGGCGGAGACCAAAAAGTACGTGGACATGGTGGCTACGTAGGCGACGATGAAATTCCACGCTTAAATGTACTTGATTTACAACGTTTAATTCGCGTTATTCCAAAGCCAGTTGTAGCGATGGTAGCAGGCTATGCAATCGGTGGTGGTCACGTATTACATGTCGTTTGTGACTTAACAATTGCAGCTGATAATGCACGCTTCGGTCAAACAGGACCAAAAGTAGGCTCATTTGATGCAGGCTACGGTTCAGGCTATTTAGCTCGAATCATCGGTCATAAAAAAGCGCGTGAAATTTGGTATTTATGCCGTCAATATGATGCGCAGCAAGCATTAGATATGGGCTTAGTCAATACGGTTGTCCCATATGCAGAGCTTGAAGATGAAACGGTAAAATGGTGTGAGGAAATGCTGGAAATGTCACCGACAGCTCTGCGCTTCTTAAAAGCAGCAATGAACGCTGATACAGATGGCTTAGCAGGTCTTCAACAAATGGCAGGCGACGCGACATTGCTTTATTACACAACGGACGAGGCGAAAGAAGGGCGCGATGCATTTAAAGAGAAGCGTAAGCCTGATTTCGGTCAATTCCCAAGATTCCCTTGA
- the menH gene encoding 2-succinyl-6-hydroxy-2,4-cyclohexadiene-1-carboxylate synthase, with amino-acid sequence MVTEINGVKVYVRSWNDHLSPTLVCLHGFTGSASTWQQLAAEVQARVVAVDLIGHGLTDAPDDVVHYTMDAQVELLEKLFDQLNLHSIVLLGYSLGGRVALSYAVRYPTRIQQLILESASPGLVQESERNARQEADNQLAQGIEQNGLITFVNHWENIPLFASQKQLPKAVQQAVREERLQQREKGLANSLRGMGTGAMPQLWDKLNELKMPVTLITGQLDTKFVAIAERMQERIPQAKHRTIADAGHAIHVENLAEFATIVKEAFQEI; translated from the coding sequence ATGGTTACAGAAATAAATGGTGTAAAGGTGTATGTGCGTAGTTGGAATGACCATCTATCGCCAACTCTCGTTTGTTTACATGGCTTTACTGGTAGTGCGAGTACTTGGCAGCAGCTGGCAGCTGAAGTACAGGCCCGTGTAGTAGCGGTTGATTTAATAGGACATGGCTTAACAGATGCCCCAGATGATGTAGTACATTATACGATGGATGCACAGGTAGAGCTGTTAGAAAAGCTATTTGACCAGTTAAATTTGCATTCGATTGTTTTGCTTGGTTATTCGCTTGGTGGTCGTGTAGCGCTTTCTTATGCTGTGCGATATCCAACTCGAATTCAACAATTAATTTTAGAGAGTGCGTCGCCAGGGTTAGTACAAGAAAGTGAGCGAAATGCTCGTCAAGAAGCAGATAATCAGCTAGCACAAGGCATTGAGCAAAATGGGCTAATAACCTTTGTGAATCACTGGGAGAACATTCCGCTATTTGCCTCGCAAAAGCAATTACCTAAAGCGGTGCAGCAGGCTGTACGTGAGGAACGCTTGCAGCAGCGTGAAAAGGGCTTAGCCAATAGCTTGCGTGGCATGGGCACAGGAGCTATGCCACAGCTATGGGATAAGTTAAATGAGCTAAAGATGCCTGTTACACTTATAACTGGACAGCTCGATACAAAGTTTGTTGCAATTGCGGAGCGGATGCAGGAGCGTATCCCACAAGCAAAGCATCGAACAATTGCAGATGCTGGACATGCAATACATGTGGAAAATCTCGCAGAGTTTGCTACAATAGTAAAGGAAGCATTCCAAGAAATTTAG
- the menD gene encoding 2-succinyl-5-enolpyruvyl-6-hydroxy-3-cyclohexene-1-carboxylic-acid synthase, with product MNEREILTNYVYRIVASLLQQGVEEVVISPGSRSTPLAYAFASTEKFKMHRQIDERAAAFYALGIAKAKGQPVVLLCTSGTAAANYFPAIIEAKYARVPLIVLTADRPHELREVGAPQTIDQIRLYGEHVKYSMEFPIPDDASQTLSFIEHHIARATAIATAAPFGPVHINIPFREPLLIDFSDLPELTFQASFMHENVPSAEARNFLTQAIHATEKGLIVLGEMPLGTDVSPLWSFIRNCQLPVLIESLANMRSNVPEDCLPYVISTYDALLKNEHFKEIAAPRMVIRFGAQPVSKFLMQFLTASKPTHYIVIDEDALFRDSTNSSTHFIQGKPGEWLAQLPVQAKAEDYVALWQQAEEIAKKHVFQYSAHAQDEGAFVQKMLEIIPNGSDIFVSSSMPIRDIDTFFLATQKDIRIFANRGTNGIDGVTSTALGFSTVHKRPTYLLIGDLAFLHDANAFVASRYQVSDLTVVVMNNDGGGIFSYLPQASVEAHYENLFGTPTALTFRELAAMYDVQYERLEKLSAFEAALQANKHKPLRLLEVMTDRTVNVASHRALWQRIGEELSAWLQK from the coding sequence ATGAATGAACGTGAAATATTAACGAATTACGTGTATCGCATCGTCGCCTCTTTATTGCAGCAAGGTGTGGAGGAGGTTGTCATTAGCCCAGGCTCACGCTCAACACCTCTTGCTTATGCATTTGCATCGACAGAGAAATTTAAGATGCATCGTCAAATCGATGAGCGAGCAGCAGCCTTTTATGCGTTAGGTATCGCAAAGGCAAAAGGACAACCAGTTGTTTTATTATGTACTTCAGGTACTGCCGCAGCTAATTATTTCCCTGCCATCATTGAGGCGAAATATGCACGTGTACCATTGATTGTATTAACGGCTGATCGCCCACATGAATTGCGTGAAGTAGGAGCACCACAAACAATCGACCAAATTCGTTTATATGGGGAGCATGTGAAATATTCGATGGAGTTTCCGATTCCAGATGATGCCTCACAAACATTGTCGTTTATTGAGCATCATATCGCACGGGCAACAGCAATTGCTACGGCTGCACCTTTTGGACCTGTGCATATTAATATTCCGTTCCGAGAGCCTTTATTAATTGATTTTAGCGACTTGCCTGAATTAACATTCCAGGCGAGCTTTATGCATGAAAATGTGCCTTCAGCAGAAGCACGTAATTTCTTAACGCAAGCAATCCATGCAACAGAAAAAGGTTTAATTGTGCTTGGTGAGATGCCTTTAGGAACAGATGTGTCACCGCTTTGGTCGTTTATCCGCAACTGTCAGCTTCCTGTTTTAATCGAAAGCTTAGCAAATATGCGTAGTAATGTGCCTGAAGACTGTTTGCCATATGTCATATCCACATACGATGCGCTATTGAAAAATGAGCATTTTAAAGAAATAGCTGCACCACGTATGGTTATCCGCTTTGGTGCACAGCCTGTGTCGAAGTTTTTAATGCAGTTTTTAACGGCATCTAAGCCAACACATTATATCGTAATAGATGAAGATGCATTGTTCCGCGATTCTACGAATAGCTCAACGCATTTTATTCAAGGAAAGCCTGGCGAGTGGCTGGCACAGCTCCCAGTGCAAGCGAAGGCGGAAGACTATGTAGCTTTATGGCAGCAGGCGGAGGAAATTGCGAAAAAGCATGTTTTCCAATATTCGGCACATGCACAGGATGAAGGGGCATTCGTACAAAAAATGCTAGAAATCATCCCGAATGGTAGCGATATTTTCGTTAGCAGTAGTATGCCAATCCGTGATATCGATACGTTTTTCCTAGCAACACAAAAGGATATCCGCATTTTCGCAAATCGTGGGACGAACGGTATTGATGGCGTGACTTCTACAGCACTTGGCTTCAGTACGGTTCATAAGCGTCCAACCTATTTACTTATTGGGGATTTAGCCTTTTTACATGATGCGAATGCGTTTGTTGCTTCACGTTATCAAGTAAGTGATTTAACAGTTGTCGTTATGAATAATGATGGCGGCGGCATTTTCTCTTATTTACCACAAGCGAGTGTAGAGGCGCATTATGAAAATTTATTTGGTACGCCAACAGCTTTAACGTTTAGGGAGCTAGCAGCAATGTATGATGTACAATATGAACGTTTAGAAAAGTTGTCAGCGTTTGAAGCAGCGTTACAAGCAAATAAACACAAGCCACTGCGTTTGTTAGAGGTAATGACAGATCGCACTGTTAATGTCGCATCACATCGTGCGTTATGGCAGCGTATTGGTGAGGAGCTAAGCGCATGGTTACAGAAATAA